In Lagenorhynchus albirostris chromosome 14, mLagAlb1.1, whole genome shotgun sequence, one DNA window encodes the following:
- the CCDC62 gene encoding coiled-coil domain-containing protein 62 isoform X2, whose translation MNPSASFLAGRQNIGSEVEISTIEKQRRELQLLIGELKDRDRELNDMVAVHQRQLLSWEEDRQKVLTLEERCSKLEGELHKRTEIIRSLTKKVKTLESNQIEYKSTLQKTQLQLQEMAQKATHSTLLSEDLEVRNENLSNTLVELSAQVGQLQAREQALTTMIKLKDKDIIEAVNHIADCSGKFKLLEHALRDAKMVETCIVKEKQDYKQKLKALKIEVNKLKEDLNEKTTENNGQREEIIRLKQEKSCLHDELVFAGNMLFGFLQGKCILERDKRKDELLDIAKSKQERMSAELHNLRQIYIKQQRDLQFLNFNVESSQELIQIYDSKVEESKALESSREMCLSDLENNHLKVDFKREENQKSLVKDQKFETTLVQQNKSDESSYDVCKEKKLQVNTSFGGKSVIAISSLLAKDLVEKQKSWSLGGKIQTEPENKSTFCKIHAKSPKGNGGGIQNEEKQRSETSTSVADEKWHDVSLYLGLASCSGSKQPEKLDVKCQDHLERSGVSCCHKSEACLDESDVWESKCCHPSNFIIEAPGHLSDVEWMSIFKPSRVQRVVRHKSVCTCSESASGTKYNSSTSELIASQQSHCLGSSKSALREDEKLIETESSSDKKNSSKILLVNKDAALPSEKDDFSPTSKLQRLLAESRQMVTDLELSTLLPISSENLSSSAKNNVEVSEESAEKNTLLSN comes from the exons ATGAACCCTTCGGCCTCCTTCCTGGCCGGGCGCCAG AACATTGGGTCAGAAGTTGAGATTTCCACTATCGAGAAACAACGGAGAGAGCTACAGCTGCTCATTGGAGAATTAAAAGATCGAGATAGAGAGCTCAATGATATGGTTGCAGTACATCAAAGACAACTTCTTTCATGGGAAGAGGATCGGCAGAAAGTGTTGACTTTGGAAGAACGTTGCAGCAAATTAGAAG GTGAACTAcataaaagaactgaaataatcAGGTCACtcacaaagaaagtaaaaaccCTTGAATCGAATCAAATTGAATACAAGAGTACTCTTCAAAAGACTCAACTACAGCTTCAAGAAATGGCCCAAAAGGCAACCCATTCCACTCTCCTCTCTGAAGACCTTGAG GTTAGAAACGAAAATCTCAGCAACACATTAGTGGAACTTTCTGCTCAAGTGGGACAATTGCAAGCTCGAGAACAGGCTCTCACCACCATGATAAAGCTGAAG GACAAAGATATTATCGAGGCAGTCAATCACATTGCTGACTGTTCGGGTAAATTTAAATTGTTAGAGCATGCCTTACGCGATGCTAAGATGGTGGAGACCTGTATTGTGAAAGAAAAGCAAGATTATAAGCAGAAATTGAAGGCACTTAAGATTGAAGTCAATAAGCTAAAAG AGGATCTAAAcgaaaagacaacagaaaataatGGACAACGAGAAGAGATCATTCGCCTCAAGCAAGAGAAAAGTTGCCTGCATGATGAATTGGTTTTTGCTG GTAATATGCTGTTTGGATTTTTACAAGGTAAATGCATTT TAGagagagacaaaaggaaagaCGAGTTACTGGATATCGCAAAGTCAAAGCAAGAACGCATGAGTGCAGAGCTGCATAATCTGCGACAG ATTTACATAAAACAACAGCGTGATCTGCAGTTTCTTAATTTCAATGTGGAAAGTTCTCAGGAATTAATACAGATATATGACTCAAAGGTGGAGGAATCAAAGGCCCTGGAATCCAG CAGAGAAATGTGTTTATCAGACCTTGAAAATAACCACCTAAAAGTCGATTTTAAGAGGGAGGAAAATCAGAAGTCATTGGTTAAGGACCAAAAATTTGAGACCACGTTGGTtcagcaaaataagtcagacgaGAGCTCTTATGATGTATGCAAAGAGAAGAAACTACAGGTTAATActtcatttgggggaaaaagtgTAATTGCTATCTCATCTCTACTTGCAAAAGACTTAGTGGAGAAACAAAAGTCTTGGTCTCTGGGAGGAAAAATCCAGACTGAACCCGAAAACAAAAGTACATTTTGCAAGATCCACGCAAAATCACCCAAAGGTAATGGAGGTGGGATCCAGAATGAAGAGAAACAACGCTCGGAAACATCAACATCTGTAGCCGATGAAAAGTGGCATGACGTCAGCCTTTACCTGGGCCTGGCCAGCTGTTCTGGttcaaaacaaccagaaaagctAGATGTCAAATGTCAAGATCACCTGGAAAGGTCTGGAGTCTCATGTTGCCATAAAAGCGAAGCCTGTCTGGATGAAAGCGACGTGTGGGAATCCAAGTGCTGCCACCCGAGTAACTTCATAATCGAAGCTCCAGGCCACCTGTCTGACGTGGAATGGATGAGCATCTTCAAGCCTTCCAGAGTGCAGAGAGTCGTGCGCCACAAATCGGTGTGCACTTGTTCGGAAAGTGCCAGTGGGACCAAATACAACTCCTCTACCAG TGAGCTGATTGCCAGCCAGCAGTCCCACTGTTTGGGTTCTTCAAAATCTGCCTTAAGAGAGGATGAGAAGTTGATAGAGACGGAGTCCTCTTCTGATAAAAAGAATTCATCTAAGATTTTGTTAGTCAACAAAGATGCAGCATTGCCCAGTGAAAAG